The proteins below come from a single Mycobacterium parmense genomic window:
- a CDS encoding aminotransferase class I/II-fold pyridoxal phosphate-dependent enzyme gives MIRNSGQPRRLRVSALAAVANPSYARIDTWNLLDDACRHLAEVDLAGMDKTHELNRVKRLMDRIGAYERYWLYPGAENLAAFRAHLEMLSTVRLAEEVSLAVRLLSEYGDRAGLFDTTAPLADQELVARAKQQHFYTVLLADDAPTTAPESLAECLRALRDPSDDVQFEFLVVPSVEDAITAVALNGEIQAAIIRDDLPLRSRDRVPLMNTLLGPNEDAQGVIPDRANDWVECGEWIRELRPHIDLYLLTDESIAAGDDSEPDVYDRTFYRLNDVTDLYSTILAGLRNRFATPFFDALRAYAAAPVGQFHALPVARGASIFNSKSLQDMGEFYGRNIFMAETSSTSGGLDSLLDPHGNIKKAMDKAARTWNSDHTYFVTNGTSTANKIVVQSLTRPGDIVLIDRNCHKSHHYGLVLAGAYPLYLDAYPLAQFAIYGAVSLHTIKRTLLDLEAAGQLQRVRMLLLTNCTFDGVVYNPLRVMEEVLAIKPDICFLWDEAWYAFATAVPWARQRTAMVSAERLEQRLASPEYAEEYRQWAAQMERVQEEGGRSQWLERRLLPDPARARVRVYATHSTHKSLSALRQASMIHVRDQDFNALARDAFGEAFLTHTSTSPNQQLLASLDLARRQVDIEGFQLVRQVYDMALIFRHRVRRDRLISKWFRILDEADLVPEEFRASSVSSYREVRQGALAQWNEAWRSDQFVLDATRVTLFIGKTGMNGYDFREKILMERFGIQINKTSINSVLLIFTIGVTWSSVHYLLDVLRRVATDFDRAQKAASTADRALQQRRVEEITEDLPHLPDFSEFDDAFRPVDACQFGDMRAAFYAGYEESDREHVMIGMAGRRLAEGRTLVSTTFVVPYPPGFPVLVPGQVVSKEIVYFLAQLDVKEIHGYNPDLGLSVFTDAALARMEAQRDAATAAVGTAFPGFELPSDAAALNGDATAQKVRGEA, from the coding sequence ATGATTCGAAACAGCGGCCAGCCGCGACGCCTCCGGGTCTCGGCCCTGGCGGCGGTGGCCAACCCGTCCTACGCGCGGATCGACACGTGGAACCTGCTCGATGACGCCTGCCGTCACCTCGCGGAGGTCGACCTCGCCGGGATGGACAAGACCCACGAGCTGAACCGGGTGAAGCGCCTGATGGACCGCATCGGCGCCTACGAGCGGTACTGGCTGTACCCCGGCGCGGAGAACCTGGCGGCCTTCCGCGCCCACCTGGAGATGCTCTCCACGGTGCGGCTCGCCGAAGAGGTCTCGCTGGCGGTGCGTTTGCTCAGCGAATACGGCGACCGCGCAGGACTTTTCGACACGACCGCGCCGCTGGCGGACCAGGAGCTGGTGGCCAGGGCCAAACAGCAGCACTTCTACACCGTGCTGCTCGCCGACGACGCGCCCACCACGGCCCCGGAAAGCCTGGCCGAGTGCCTGCGCGCGTTGCGCGACCCGTCCGACGACGTGCAGTTCGAGTTCCTGGTCGTGCCGAGCGTCGAGGACGCCATCACCGCGGTCGCCCTCAACGGGGAGATCCAGGCCGCGATCATCCGCGACGACCTGCCCCTGCGCAGCCGCGACCGCGTGCCGCTGATGAACACGTTGCTGGGGCCCAACGAGGACGCGCAGGGGGTGATCCCCGACCGCGCCAACGACTGGGTGGAATGCGGCGAGTGGATCCGCGAACTGCGGCCCCACATCGACCTCTACCTGCTGACCGATGAGTCGATCGCGGCGGGCGACGACAGCGAGCCCGACGTGTACGACCGCACGTTCTACCGGCTCAACGACGTCACCGACCTCTACAGCACCATACTTGCGGGTCTGCGGAACCGTTTCGCCACACCGTTTTTCGACGCGCTGCGGGCGTACGCGGCAGCGCCCGTCGGCCAGTTCCACGCCCTGCCGGTCGCGCGCGGCGCCAGCATCTTCAACTCCAAGTCGCTGCAGGACATGGGTGAGTTCTACGGCCGCAACATCTTCATGGCCGAGACATCGTCCACGTCGGGCGGTTTGGACTCGCTGCTGGACCCGCACGGCAACATCAAGAAGGCGATGGACAAGGCCGCGCGGACCTGGAATTCCGACCACACCTATTTCGTCACCAACGGGACGTCGACCGCCAACAAGATCGTCGTGCAATCGTTGACCCGGCCCGGCGACATCGTGCTGATCGACCGCAACTGCCACAAGTCGCACCACTACGGCCTGGTGCTGGCCGGCGCCTACCCGCTGTACCTGGACGCATACCCGTTGGCGCAGTTCGCGATCTACGGCGCCGTGTCGCTGCACACGATCAAGAGGACGCTGCTGGACCTCGAGGCGGCGGGCCAGCTGCAGCGGGTCCGCATGCTGCTGCTCACCAACTGCACGTTCGACGGCGTGGTGTACAACCCGCTGCGGGTGATGGAGGAGGTGCTGGCGATCAAGCCGGACATCTGCTTCCTGTGGGACGAGGCGTGGTACGCCTTCGCCACCGCGGTGCCGTGGGCCCGGCAGCGCACCGCGATGGTGTCGGCCGAGCGCCTCGAGCAGCGGCTGGCCTCCCCGGAATACGCCGAGGAGTACCGGCAGTGGGCGGCGCAGATGGAGCGGGTGCAGGAAGAGGGGGGCCGGTCGCAGTGGCTGGAGCGCCGGTTGCTGCCCGATCCCGCCCGGGCTCGGGTGCGCGTGTACGCGACCCACTCGACACACAAGTCGCTGTCGGCGCTGCGGCAGGCGTCGATGATCCACGTGCGTGACCAGGATTTCAACGCGCTCGCCCGCGACGCGTTCGGCGAGGCGTTTCTCACCCACACCTCGACCTCGCCCAACCAGCAGCTGCTCGCGTCGCTGGACCTGGCGCGCCGGCAGGTCGACATCGAGGGCTTCCAGCTGGTCCGGCAGGTGTACGACATGGCCCTGATCTTCCGTCATCGCGTCCGCCGGGACCGGTTGATCAGCAAGTGGTTTCGCATCCTCGACGAGGCCGACCTGGTGCCCGAGGAGTTCCGTGCCTCCTCGGTCAGTTCCTACCGCGAGGTCCGGCAGGGCGCCCTTGCGCAGTGGAACGAGGCGTGGCGGTCCGATCAGTTCGTGCTGGACGCGACGCGGGTGACGTTGTTCATCGGCAAGACCGGCATGAACGGTTACGACTTCCGCGAGAAGATTCTGATGGAACGGTTCGGCATCCAGATCAACAAGACGTCCATCAACAGCGTGCTGCTGATCTTCACCATCGGGGTCACCTGGTCGAGCGTGCACTACCTGCTCGACGTGTTGCGCAGGGTGGCCACCGATTTCGATCGCGCCCAGAAGGCGGCCAGCACCGCCGACCGCGCGCTGCAGCAGCGCCGCGTCGAGGAGATCACCGAAGACCTGCCCCACCTGCCGGACTTCAGCGAGTTCGACGACGCCTTCCGCCCGGTCGACGCCTGCCAGTTCGGGGACATGCGCGCGGCCTTCTACGCCGGATACGAAGAGTCCGACCGTGAGCACGTGATGATCGGCATGGCGGGCCGGCGGCTGGCCGAGGGCAGGACACTGGTGTCGACGACCTTCGTGGTGCCCTACCCGCCCGGTTTCCCGGTGCTGGTCCCCGGGCAGGTGGTGTCCAAGGAGATCGTCTACTTCCTGGCCCAGCTCGACGTGAAGGAGATCCACGGCTACAACCCTGACCTCGGGTTGTCAGTGTTCACCGACGCGGCGCTGGCCCGGATGGAGGCCCAGCGCGACGCGGCGACGGCCGCGGTGGGCACGGCGTTCCCGGGCTTCGAGCTGCCGTCGGACGCCGCGGCGCTCAACGGTGACGCGACCGCGCAGAAGGTTCGCGGAGAGGCGTGA
- a CDS encoding antitermination protein NusB: protein MTRLELRVVVAGWLAATVVLGAVMCAASGWAIAASALSIYALAVGAWLYHCVERLVVARRISTVRSAARPLQPLLPVMAAILGLTQAVVRSLGDVTELPARRRDFPQLPVLRWLESSRGPRGNGDEPG, encoded by the coding sequence GTGACCCGGCTCGAGCTGCGCGTGGTGGTCGCCGGCTGGCTGGCGGCCACCGTGGTGCTGGGCGCCGTGATGTGTGCCGCGTCCGGGTGGGCCATCGCCGCGTCGGCGCTGTCGATCTACGCGCTGGCCGTCGGCGCCTGGCTGTATCACTGCGTCGAACGCCTGGTGGTGGCCCGCCGGATCAGCACGGTCCGCTCGGCGGCCAGGCCGCTGCAGCCGCTGCTGCCGGTCATGGCCGCCATCTTGGGCCTGACCCAGGCCGTGGTGCGCTCGCTCGGCGACGTCACCGAGTTACCGGCGCGGCGCCGGGATTTCCCGCAGCTTCCCGTGTTGCGATGGCTGGAGAGCAGCCGCGGTCCGCGAGGAAACGGGGACGAGCCGGGCTGA
- the nusB gene encoding transcription antitermination factor NusB, which translates to MSRPARPFRGRHQARKRAVDLLFEAEARGLSPAEVVDGRIALAESDPDVSALHPYTVLAARGVAEHAAHIDDLISSHLQGWTLDRLPAVDRAVLRVAVWELLHADDVPEPVAVDEAVQLAKELSTDESPGFVNGVLGQVMLVTPQIRAAARAVRGPGS; encoded by the coding sequence GTGAGCCGGCCCGCGAGGCCCTTTCGGGGACGCCATCAGGCCCGTAAGCGCGCCGTCGACCTGCTCTTCGAGGCCGAGGCCCGAGGGCTGAGCCCGGCCGAGGTGGTCGACGGCCGCATCGCGCTGGCCGAATCCGATCCCGACGTGTCCGCGCTGCACCCGTACACGGTCCTGGCGGCCCGTGGGGTCGCCGAACACGCGGCGCACATCGACGACCTGATCAGCTCGCACCTGCAGGGCTGGACGCTGGACCGGCTGCCGGCCGTGGACCGCGCCGTCCTGCGGGTCGCGGTGTGGGAGCTGCTGCACGCCGACGACGTCCCGGAGCCGGTCGCCGTCGACGAGGCCGTCCAGCTGGCCAAGGAGCTGTCCACCGACGAATCGCCGGGCTTCGTCAACGGGGTGCTGGGCCAGGTGATGCTGGTGACGCCCCAGATCCGCGCCGCCGCCCGGGCGGTCCGGGGGCCCGGCTCGTGA
- the efp gene encoding elongation factor P codes for MASTADFKNGLVLVIDGQLWQIVEFQHVKPGKGPAFVRTKLKNVLSGKVVDKTYNAGVKVETATVDRRDTTYLYRDGSDFVFMDSQDYEQHPLPESLVGDAAKYLLEGMPVQVAFHNGAPLYLELPVTVELEVTHTEPGLQGDRSSAGTKPATVETGAEIQVPLFINTGDKLKVDSRDGSYLGRVNA; via the coding sequence GTGGCATCAACTGCCGACTTCAAGAACGGATTGGTGCTGGTGATCGACGGCCAACTGTGGCAGATCGTCGAGTTCCAGCACGTCAAGCCCGGCAAGGGCCCGGCCTTCGTGCGAACCAAGCTCAAAAACGTGCTCTCGGGCAAGGTCGTCGACAAGACGTACAACGCCGGCGTCAAGGTGGAGACGGCGACGGTGGACCGTCGCGACACCACCTACCTGTACCGCGACGGCTCGGATTTCGTTTTCATGGACAGCCAGGACTACGAGCAGCACCCGTTGCCGGAGTCGCTGGTCGGTGACGCCGCCAAGTACCTGCTGGAGGGCATGCCGGTGCAGGTGGCGTTCCACAACGGGGCGCCGCTGTACCTCGAGCTGCCCGTGACCGTGGAGCTCGAGGTCACCCACACCGAGCCCGGCCTGCAGGGGGACCGCTCCAGCGCGGGCACCAAGCCGGCGACGGTGGAGACCGGGGCGGAGATTCAGGTTCCGCTGTTCATCAACACCGGGGACAAGCTGAAGGTGGATTCGCGTGACGGCAGCTACCTGGGACGCGTCAACGCGTGA
- a CDS encoding DUF4189 domain-containing protein, which produces MYKRVAAPIAVGLALAGAPISHADSNWIAMAISDSTGHIQTVDGAASQDAAQQVVMSACRKTISDCRLLASGPGGCIALATNASNTKYFGGWGATMGDAEAAVLAKAPGGTIVKDHGHCLGDPTG; this is translated from the coding sequence ATGTACAAACGAGTGGCGGCGCCGATAGCGGTCGGCCTGGCGCTCGCGGGGGCACCGATCTCGCACGCCGACAGCAACTGGATCGCGATGGCGATATCGGATTCCACCGGGCACATCCAGACCGTCGACGGAGCGGCCAGCCAGGACGCCGCCCAGCAGGTGGTGATGTCGGCGTGCCGCAAGACCATCAGCGACTGCCGCCTGCTGGCCAGTGGTCCGGGTGGGTGCATCGCCCTCGCGACCAACGCTTCCAACACCAAATACTTCGGCGGCTGGGGCGCGACGATGGGGGACGCCGAGGCGGCGGTGCTGGCCAAGGCCCCGGGCGGAACGATCGTGAAAGACCACGGCCATTGCCTGGGGGATCCGACCGGGTAG
- a CDS encoding M24 family metallopeptidase has protein sequence MTHSQRRHNLKAQMGARGLDAMLVTDLVNVRYLSGFTGSNGALLVFADDRGDVLATDGRYRTQAAEQAAGLEIAIERALGRHLVGLAAEGGAAKLGFESNVVTVDGFDALTGAIEEHKAATELVRAAGTVEALREVKDAGEVALLRLACEAADAALTDLVAGGGLRPGRTEREVSRELEALMIDHGADAISFETIVAAGPNSAIPHHRPTDAVLADGDFVKIDFGALVAGYHSDMTRTFVLGKAAEWQQEIYQLVAEAQRAGREALSPGAGLRDVDSAARTMIADAGYGELFGHGLGHGVGLQIHEAPGIGATSVGTLLAGSVVTVEPGVYLPGRGGVRIEDTLVVPDAGTPELLTRFPKDLTVLA, from the coding sequence GTGACACATTCTCAGCGCCGACACAACCTGAAAGCACAGATGGGTGCCCGCGGGCTGGACGCGATGCTGGTCACGGACCTGGTCAACGTCCGGTATCTGTCCGGTTTCACCGGTTCGAACGGCGCGTTGCTGGTGTTCGCCGACGACCGTGGCGACGTGCTGGCCACCGACGGCCGGTATCGCACCCAGGCCGCCGAGCAGGCCGCCGGGCTCGAGATCGCCATCGAGCGCGCCCTGGGACGCCACCTGGTCGGCCTGGCCGCCGAGGGCGGCGCGGCCAAGCTGGGCTTCGAGAGCAACGTGGTCACCGTCGACGGGTTCGACGCGCTGACCGGCGCGATCGAGGAGCACAAAGCGGCCACCGAGCTGGTCCGGGCCGCCGGCACGGTCGAGGCGCTGCGCGAGGTCAAGGACGCCGGCGAGGTTGCCCTGCTGCGGCTGGCCTGCGAGGCGGCCGACGCCGCGCTGACCGACCTGGTGGCGGGCGGCGGCCTGCGGCCCGGGCGGACCGAGCGCGAGGTGAGCCGGGAGCTGGAGGCCCTGATGATCGACCACGGCGCCGACGCGATCTCGTTCGAGACGATCGTGGCGGCCGGGCCGAACTCGGCGATCCCGCATCACCGCCCGACGGACGCGGTGCTGGCAGACGGCGACTTCGTCAAGATCGACTTCGGTGCGCTGGTCGCCGGCTACCACTCCGACATGACGCGCACGTTCGTGCTCGGCAAGGCCGCCGAGTGGCAGCAGGAGATCTACCAGCTGGTCGCAGAGGCGCAGCGGGCCGGCCGGGAGGCGCTGAGTCCGGGCGCCGGCCTGCGCGACGTGGATTCCGCCGCGCGCACGATGATCGCCGACGCGGGATACGGCGAGCTGTTCGGCCACGGCCTGGGGCACGGCGTCGGCCTGCAGATCCACGAGGCGCCGGGAATCGGGGCCACGTCCGTCGGCACCCTGCTGGCGGGCTCCGTGGTGACCGTGGAGCCCGGCGTCTACCTGCCCGGGCGTGGGGGCGTCCGCATCGAGGACACGCTGGTCGTGCCCGACGCCGGAACCCCCGAGTTGTTGACCCGGTTCCCCAAGGATCTGACCGTTCTGGCCTGA
- a CDS encoding B-4DMT family transporter: MSNWMVRGLAFAGLMVVLRLIQGALINAWQTHAGLFSIVLLLLFIVGVAVWGVFDGRADAAANPDPDRRRDLAMTWLLAGVVAGVVSGAVSWVIALFYKGLYTGGLLNELTTFAAFTALLVFLPGIIGVSIGRWRVDRNPPARREGEADEERADTDVFSAVRGDETPAAASHSESHTEPYPEEATQERTSAVATAEREHEAPTETIPTGSWGGTTESAPAAEDDAKTEVIRSDAEDHTKPHPQPES; the protein is encoded by the coding sequence ATGAGTAACTGGATGGTGCGCGGCTTGGCGTTCGCCGGGTTGATGGTGGTCCTGCGCCTGATTCAGGGCGCGCTGATCAACGCCTGGCAGACGCACGCCGGACTGTTCAGCATCGTGCTGCTGCTGCTGTTCATCGTCGGCGTTGCCGTGTGGGGCGTATTCGATGGCCGGGCCGACGCCGCCGCCAACCCCGACCCGGACCGCCGCCGCGACCTGGCGATGACCTGGCTGCTGGCCGGCGTGGTCGCCGGCGTCGTCAGCGGCGCCGTCTCCTGGGTGATCGCCCTCTTCTACAAGGGCCTCTACACCGGCGGGCTGCTCAACGAGTTGACGACCTTCGCGGCCTTCACCGCGCTGCTGGTGTTCCTGCCGGGGATCATCGGCGTCTCGATCGGGCGCTGGCGGGTGGACCGCAATCCCCCGGCCCGCCGCGAAGGCGAGGCGGACGAGGAGCGCGCCGACACCGACGTCTTCTCCGCCGTCCGCGGCGACGAGACGCCCGCGGCCGCATCGCACTCCGAGTCCCACACCGAGCCCTATCCCGAGGAAGCGACGCAGGAGCGGACGTCCGCGGTGGCCACCGCCGAACGCGAGCACGAGGCACCCACCGAGACGATCCCGACGGGCTCGTGGGGCGGCACGACCGAGTCGGCCCCCGCTGCGGAGGACGACGCGAAGACCGAGGTGAT